From the Acetobacter aceti genome, one window contains:
- the ppa gene encoding inorganic diphosphatase, translating to MDVSKLSPGKDVPNDINVVIEIPQGSSVKYEIDKESGALFVDRFLFTPMAYPAAYGFIPNTLAADGDPADAMVLTPRNVVPGCVIRARPIGVLLMEDEAGQDEKILCVPHDKIHPQFSKVEKIEDLPEILIQEIEHFFTRYKDLEKGKWVKVTGWGDKARAGEIIKASLEAAKK from the coding sequence ATGGACGTCTCGAAACTTTCTCCCGGCAAAGATGTGCCGAACGACATCAACGTCGTGATCGAGATCCCGCAGGGGTCTTCGGTCAAATACGAGATCGACAAGGAAAGCGGCGCGCTGTTCGTGGACCGGTTCCTGTTCACGCCGATGGCCTACCCGGCAGCTTACGGCTTCATCCCCAACACGCTGGCCGCCGACGGTGACCCGGCTGACGCAATGGTGCTGACACCGCGCAATGTCGTTCCGGGCTGCGTGATCCGCGCCCGTCCGATCGGCGTGCTGCTGATGGAGGACGAGGCCGGACAGGACGAGAAAATCCTGTGCGTGCCGCACGACAAGATCCACCCGCAGTTCTCCAAGGTCGAGAAGATCGAAGACCTGCCCGAGATCCTGATTCAGGAAATCGAGCACTTCTTCACACGCTACAAGGATCTGGAGAAGGGCAAGTGGGTCAAGGTCACGGGCTGGGGCGACAAGGCCCGCGCCGGCGAGATCATCAAGGCATCCCTTGAGGCCGCCAAGAAGTAA
- the ettA gene encoding energy-dependent translational throttle protein EttA codes for MASYQYVYVMKDLTKSYPGGREVFKGITLSFMPGAKIGVLGVNGAGKSTLLKIMAGIDKEYGGEAWAAEGVKVGYLEQEPKLDPNLTVGENAAQGFGELKKAVDRFNEISARFAEPMDEDEMTSLLAEQADLQEKIDAGDGWELDRKLEIALDALRCPPADSPVEKLSGGERRRVALCRLLLEKPDLLLLDEPTNHLDAESVAWLEKTLRDYEGTVMVITHDRYFLDNVTNWILEIERGRGYPFEGNYSSWLEQKRKRLAQEEKEESGRQRALAAEQEWIASSPKARQAKSKARITKYEELLAKSNEKANGTAEIVITPGPRLGNVVIEAEDLCKGFGDQLLIDKLNFKLPPGGIVGVIGPNGAGKSTLFKMITGQEQPDGGKLTVGDTVELGYVDQSRDSLDDNKTVWEEISGGTDVIYLGKRAVASRAYVGAFNFKGADQQKKVGILSGGERNRVHLAKMLRKESNVILLDEPTNDLDVDTLRALEDALAEYPGCAVIISHDRWFLDRLATHILAFEGDSHVEWFEGNFQAYEEDKKRRLGDASVEPSRIKYRPLAR; via the coding sequence ATGGCGTCATATCAATATGTCTATGTGATGAAGGATCTGACCAAGTCCTATCCGGGCGGTCGTGAAGTCTTCAAGGGCATCACCCTGTCCTTCATGCCAGGCGCGAAGATCGGTGTTCTCGGTGTCAACGGCGCCGGTAAATCGACCCTGCTCAAGATCATGGCCGGGATCGACAAGGAATATGGCGGCGAGGCCTGGGCCGCCGAAGGTGTGAAGGTCGGCTACCTCGAGCAGGAACCGAAACTCGACCCGAACCTGACAGTCGGTGAGAATGCCGCTCAGGGTTTTGGCGAACTGAAGAAGGCGGTTGACCGCTTCAACGAAATCTCCGCCAGATTTGCTGAACCGATGGACGAGGACGAGATGACCTCCCTTCTCGCCGAACAGGCCGATCTTCAGGAGAAGATCGACGCCGGTGACGGCTGGGAACTCGACCGCAAGCTGGAAATCGCGCTTGACGCGCTGCGCTGCCCGCCCGCCGACAGCCCGGTCGAAAAGCTCTCAGGCGGTGAGCGCCGTCGCGTTGCGCTCTGCCGCCTGCTGCTTGAAAAGCCTGATCTGCTGCTGCTTGACGAACCGACCAACCATCTCGACGCCGAGAGCGTGGCCTGGCTCGAAAAGACCCTGCGTGACTACGAAGGCACCGTCATGGTCATCACCCATGATCGTTACTTCCTCGACAATGTGACCAACTGGATCCTCGAAATCGAGCGCGGTCGCGGCTATCCGTTCGAAGGTAATTATTCCTCCTGGCTGGAACAGAAGCGCAAGCGTCTGGCGCAGGAAGAGAAGGAAGAGAGTGGCCGCCAGCGCGCCCTCGCCGCCGAGCAGGAATGGATCGCCTCCAGCCCGAAGGCCCGTCAGGCGAAGAGCAAGGCCCGTATCACCAAGTACGAAGAACTGCTGGCCAAGAGCAACGAGAAGGCGAACGGCACGGCGGAAATCGTCATCACCCCCGGCCCCCGTCTGGGCAATGTGGTGATCGAGGCAGAAGATCTGTGCAAAGGCTTTGGTGACCAGCTTCTGATCGACAAGCTGAACTTCAAGCTGCCGCCGGGCGGTATTGTCGGTGTGATCGGACCGAACGGCGCCGGTAAGTCCACACTGTTCAAGATGATCACCGGGCAGGAGCAGCCGGATGGCGGCAAGCTGACCGTCGGCGACACGGTTGAACTGGGTTACGTCGATCAATCCCGCGACAGTCTCGATGACAACAAGACCGTCTGGGAAGAAATCTCGGGCGGCACGGATGTCATCTATCTCGGCAAGCGCGCGGTTGCGTCTCGCGCCTATGTCGGCGCGTTCAACTTCAAGGGCGCTGACCAGCAGAAGAAGGTCGGCATCCTGTCGGGCGGTGAGCGTAACCGCGTTCATCTTGCGAAGATGCTCCGCAAGGAAAGCAACGTCATCCTGCTGGACGAACCGACCAACGATCTCGACGTGGACACGCTCCGCGCGCTGGAAGACGCGCTGGCCGAATATCCGGGCTGCGCCGTGATCATCTCCCATGATCGCTGGTTCCTCGATCGCCTCGCCACGCATATCCTCGCCTTTGAGGGCGACAGCCATGTCGAATGGTTCGAGGGTAACTTCCAGGCCTATGAGGAAGACAAGAAGCGTCGTCTGGGTGATGCCTCGGTCGAGCCAAGCCGCATCAAGTATCGTCCGCTGGCGCGATAA
- a CDS encoding GNAT family N-acetyltransferase, protein MSLHILRTARLTLTPVSWRDMEDIARLKADGGAFAMMLGGVRNRQQAEAEMVSDITFWAKHGTGMFAIRENGQLIGITGVHERPDGRGVALRFAIYPWAAGRGLAREAAAAALRHAHAAGFSRVVAVARDSNIASRKVLGGIGMRVCEHFMRGGHEMLVFESVVLQGTGSSPEADRGTRAL, encoded by the coding sequence ATGAGCCTGCATATTCTCCGCACCGCCCGCCTCACACTGACGCCTGTTTCATGGCGCGACATGGAGGACATTGCCCGCCTCAAGGCGGATGGCGGCGCGTTCGCCATGATGCTGGGCGGCGTGCGCAACCGCCAGCAGGCTGAAGCGGAAATGGTGTCCGACATTACCTTCTGGGCAAAACACGGCACAGGCATGTTCGCCATCCGTGAGAACGGACAACTCATCGGCATCACTGGCGTGCATGAACGGCCTGATGGGCGGGGTGTCGCCCTCAGGTTCGCCATTTACCCCTGGGCGGCCGGACGGGGGCTTGCCCGGGAAGCGGCGGCGGCGGCGCTCCGTCATGCTCATGCTGCGGGCTTTTCCCGTGTGGTGGCCGTCGCACGTGACAGCAATATTGCTTCCCGCAAGGTTCTGGGAGGCATCGGCATGCGGGTATGTGAGCACTTCATGCGGGGCGGACATGAGATGCTGGTATTTGAAAGTGTAGTCCTCCAAGGTACAGGCTCCTCCCCTGAAGCGGACAGGGGAACACGCGCGCTATAG
- a CDS encoding PhzF family phenazine biosynthesis protein — protein sequence MGDVFSSMPFKGNPVAVVLDAENPETADMQAIIARWTNLSETTFLLPPTRPTAAYRLRIFTPGSELAFAVHPTLGSAFAALQAGCIQSHNGRIVQEYGAGLITIKTTEDKFFLELPQCLTGNELSDFSGL from the coding sequence ATTGGGGACGTATTTTCTTCCATGCCCTTCAAGGGTAACCCTGTTGCTGTGGTTCTTGATGCTGAAAATCCGGAAACGGCAGACATGCAGGCCATTATTGCCCGCTGGACCAATCTGTCGGAAACAACTTTCCTTCTACCGCCAACACGCCCGACCGCTGCATACAGACTTCGGATTTTCACCCCTGGAAGTGAACTCGCATTCGCGGTGCATCCTACGCTCGGAAGCGCTTTTGCCGCATTGCAGGCAGGTTGCATCCAATCCCACAACGGCAGGATTGTTCAGGAATATGGAGCAGGATTGATCACTATCAAAACGACAGAAGATAAATTTTTTCTTGAGTTACCTCAGTGTCTGACCGGAAATGAGTTGAGTGATTTCAGCGGGTTATGA